In the genome of Paenibacillus sp. GP183, the window CTTATCTTGCTTCGCATCAAGAGGGAAGAGGTGCGTTTATGATTAAAGAAATCATTGTGGTTGAAGGCAAGGATGATACGGCTGCGATTCGAAGGTCGGTCGAAGCGGATACGATAGAAACCGGAGGCTCAGCCATTGGGGCTGCCGTTTTGCAGCGGATCACCCTGGCGATGCAGCGCAGAGGGGTGATTATCTTTACAGACCCTGATCATGCAGGGGAGCGGATTCGTAAAATCGTAGCTGCCAAAGTTCCCGGCTGCAAGCATGCTTTTATCACCCGGCAGCAGGCAGAGTATAATGGCGATATCGGGGTTGAGAATGCATCGGCTGAAACGATACGAGAAGCGCTTGCCAACCTGAAGACCGAGTATGAAGGTGCCGTTTCCGAGCTAACCCTGGCCGATCTTATGAAGGCTGGGCTCCTTCATCATCCCGATGCTGCATCCAGAAGGCTGGAAGTGGGTAACACATTGGGCATCGGGTACTGCAATGGCAAGCAATTTTTCAAACGCTGTGCGATGTTTCAAATATCGCGCGAAGAGTTTGAAGCGGCAGTAGAACAATTGGACAAATGAGGGCTAGAACATGAATATGAATCCACTCAGCAAGGCAGCATCTGAAGATGTAGCTACACCCAAAAATACGAAAAACCTGATCCAGAAGCATGGTATCGTGCTCAAGAAAAGCTTGGGTCAAAATTTCCTGATTGACCAGAATACTTTACACAAGATCGTCGGCGCCGCAGAGCTGAGCGGCGACAAGGGTGCGCTGGAGATCGGCCCCGGCATCGGGGCGCTCACCCAGCAGCTGGCCAAGGCCGCGGGGCGCGTCCTGGCGGTCGAGATCGACCAGCGGCTGCTGCCGATTCTGGCCGAGACGCTGGAGCCCTATCCCCATGCCACAGTCGTGCATGGGGATGTGTTAAAGCTGGATCTGCCGGCGCTCATCCGGCAGCATTTTGACGGCATGGCCGGCGTGAGCGTGGTCGCCAACCTGCCGTATTACATCACGACGCCGATCATCATGAAGCTTCTCGAAGAGAAGCTGCCGCTGGAGAACATCGTCGTGATGATCCAAAAAGAAGTGGCCGACCGCATGGCGGCACGTCCTGGGGGCAAGGAATACGGCAGCCTCAGCATTGCCGTTCAGTTTTACTGCGAGGCGGAGCTGGTCGCCATCGTGCCCCGCACCGTCTTCGTGCCGCAGCCGAACGTCGATTCCGCCGTAATCCGGCTGCGCGTGCGCAAAGAGCCGCCTGTGCACGTGCAGGACGAGGACTTCTTCTTTGAAGTCGTCCAGGCCTCCTTTGTGCAGCGGCGCAAAACCATCTACAACAACCTGGCGGCGAGGTTCTTTACCAAAGAGACCAAACCCGAGCTGGAGGCTTTGCTGCACAGCATCGGGATTGATCCGATTCGCCGCGGCGAAACGCTCAGCATGGAGGAATACGCGCGCCTCGCAGCTGCGCTCAGCGCCCGCAATTAGCGGACGTCTGCGACTGGACGCTAGCTAGCATTGCTGTCTCCCCGCTCACAAGCCGCCCATCCTGCCTCCGGCAGTAGGCACCATTTGCCCATTCCTGCCATACGATAGTCGAGGAGGGGATGGCGCAATGAGGCAAGGTGACCTTGTTACCAGAAAATCCTATGGCGGAGACCTTGTATTTAAAATAGAGCAAGTGGAACGTCTGAGGGCAGTGCTGCGTGGTATCGATTATCGACTGATGGCGGATGCACCCCTGACCGATTTGACAGCTGTCAACTCTACAGTTGTTTTTGAACATGCGAGATCCGTGACACCGCAATTTCGGGAATCCATGCGCAGGCTGGAGCAATATCGGGTTGATCTGCAATTGAGGAATCAGCAAGCTTTTCGAGATAAGCAGAAGGCTGGATCCACGTATTTCGAAATGCCGGGTAAAGTGCTGCATGTGGACGGGGACCCGACTTATTTGCGAAAATGCATGCAGCTTTATGGCGAGCTTAGAGTACCGGCGGAAGGGTTTTATATACCCGAGCCGCAGATGGCGGATGGTCTCTATCGCCTTCTTCCGCAAATTAAGCCCGACATCGTGGTGATTACCGGCCATGACGGCATTATTAAAGTTCGAAAAGACCGGGATATTAATAACTTAAGCAACTATAAGAATTCGCGAAACTTCGTAAATGCTGTACAGATGGCTCGTCAATATGAACGCAGCCGGGACTCGCTTATCGTCGTCGCCGGGGCCTGTCAGTCGCATTTTGAGGCGCTTCTTCAAGCAGGAGCCAATTTCGCCAGTTCGCCTGCCAGAGTTCTGATTCACGCCCTGGATCCGCTTTGCATAGCGGCCAAGGTGGCTTATACGTCCATTAAAGATACAATCTCCATGCTGGATGTGATGGATTTAACCGTCACAGGCTTGGACGGTTTGGGCGGTGTAGAAACCAAAGGGAGCTACCGCTTGGGAATTCCAGGCATGAAGGAAGCTGAACAGCACACATAAGCAGGTTCTTCTGTACCAAACACAAGGCTCTTCATGCTCTTTTTTAGAGTGGAGGGCCATTTTTGTTGTGTAGGAAAGCTATGCATAATTGTCAGAATACATAGGCATCCTATAAGAATTGGAAATGCAAAAAATTAGGCAGATCTTCCGTTGACAATGGGATTGTCGTACTGCTATAATATTGGTCCTTGATTTGACAAATCCAGTCAATTGGTTTATAATTGACAAGGAAAGAGGTGGTAGCTGACAATGGCAAAAAATGCGCTATTGGAAATCAAACGCAGTTTGGAACCCCACGTTGGGCAGAAGATCATGTTAAGAGCAAATGGCGGCCGCAGAAAGACGATTGAGCGGTCTGGTGTTTTAGAGGAAACCTACCCTTCCGTGTTCATCGTGAAGCTCGACGAAGAACAACACGCTTTCAAGAGAGTGTCTTACAGCTACTCCGACATTCTTACACAATCGGTGGAAGTTACCGTCTGTAATGATGACGGACAAGTTCAAATTACTTATATTCAACATTAACCAAATTGATAGTGCTTGAAATACAGGCAGACCTTAGGGTCTGCTTTTTTGCTTGCCGTATGAAGGCTCGAAGCTTGAAGCATACTAAGCCCATAAACGAAGGGAGGCCTGTCGTGATGGGGCGAAGACGTCGTGGTTTAATGTCGGAGAGCTTTAAAACAGAGCTGGCCAGGGATCTTGGTTTTTACAATGTTGTGCAAAGCAGCGGCTGGGAAGGAATCCGAGCCAAGGATGCCGGGAATATGGTGAAGCGTGCGATTCAAATTGCAGAGGAGCACCTGGCCAAACAAAATCAGCAAACAATGCTCCCACAATCGCCTGTTCAAAGGCGATATCGTCCTTAATTCCGTGTATTTACATGGCTGCACAATTACAAGCTGAAGCATTTTTGCTTTAGCTTTTCTTTTGCGCTTTTGTTATAATATGCTGATGGCAAAAGATCAAAGAAGGTGAACCCCCTGAAGGTTTTTGAGAAAGCGCCTGCGAAAATCAACCTTTCCCTGGATGTTTTACATAAAAGAGATGATGGCTATCATGAGGTGGAAATGGTCATGACGATGGTAGATCTCGCCGATCGCATCGAAATGCAGGAGCTGCCCCGCGATACGATTATTATCTCAAGTCAGGCTGGCTATATCCCGCTGGATGAGAAGAATTTGGCCTTTCAAGCAGCGAGGCTGATTAAAGACAAATACGATGTCCATCAGGGAGTTTATATACATTTGGATAAAAAAATTCCCGTAGCTGCCGGATTAGCTGGAGGGAGCAGTGACGCGGCAGCTACGCTGCGCGGACTAATCCGTCTCTGGCAGCTCGATATCCCTGAAGCGGAGCTGCAAGAGCTGGGAGCCGAGCTGGGATCGGATGTGCCCTTTTGCATTAGCGGAGGAACCGCTGTAGCCCGAGGCCGCGGAGAGAAGCTGGAATCGATCGGTTCTCCGCCTCAATGCTGGGTAATCTTGGCGAAGCCGCCAATCAACGTATCAACCTCAGAAATTTACGGAAAGCTTGTAGCCAAAGAAATTCGGCAGCGGCCTGCCACATCGGCTATTCTGGAAGCCATTCAGGATAAGAATTTTGAGAAGCTCTGTGAACGACTTGGCAATGCGCTGGAGGAAGTTACACTCGAGCTCTATCCGGAGGTTAGGCATTTAAAAGAATGCATGCATAAGCTGGGCGCGGACGGTGTTCTGATGTCCGGGAGCGGCCCTACGGTTTTCGGATTGGTTTCCAAGGAAGCAAAGGTACCGCGGATCTACAACGGGCTGCGCGGTTTTTGCAAAGATGTATTTGCGGTAAGGATGTTAACTTAGAAAGCATCCTTTTTTTTCTACGACAGCAAGATTGACTAGCAGGAATTTCCAATCTTTTATCGAAAGTATAAAGGTCAGAATTTATTGTAGGAGATGACCTTAATGCTTGAGAAAAATAGATTGGGTGC includes:
- the rnmV gene encoding ribonuclease M5; the protein is MIKEIIVVEGKDDTAAIRRSVEADTIETGGSAIGAAVLQRITLAMQRRGVIIFTDPDHAGERIRKIVAAKVPGCKHAFITRQQAEYNGDIGVENASAETIREALANLKTEYEGAVSELTLADLMKAGLLHHPDAASRRLEVGNTLGIGYCNGKQFFKRCAMFQISREEFEAAVEQLDK
- the rsmA gene encoding 16S rRNA (adenine(1518)-N(6)/adenine(1519)-N(6))-dimethyltransferase RsmA, with translation MNMNPLSKAASEDVATPKNTKNLIQKHGIVLKKSLGQNFLIDQNTLHKIVGAAELSGDKGALEIGPGIGALTQQLAKAAGRVLAVEIDQRLLPILAETLEPYPHATVVHGDVLKLDLPALIRQHFDGMAGVSVVANLPYYITTPIIMKLLEEKLPLENIVVMIQKEVADRMAARPGGKEYGSLSIAVQFYCEAELVAIVPRTVFVPQPNVDSAVIRLRVRKEPPVHVQDEDFFFEVVQASFVQRRKTIYNNLAARFFTKETKPELEALLHSIGIDPIRRGETLSMEEYARLAAALSARN
- the yabG gene encoding sporulation peptidase YabG; the encoded protein is MRQGDLVTRKSYGGDLVFKIEQVERLRAVLRGIDYRLMADAPLTDLTAVNSTVVFEHARSVTPQFRESMRRLEQYRVDLQLRNQQAFRDKQKAGSTYFEMPGKVLHVDGDPTYLRKCMQLYGELRVPAEGFYIPEPQMADGLYRLLPQIKPDIVVITGHDGIIKVRKDRDINNLSNYKNSRNFVNAVQMARQYERSRDSLIVVAGACQSHFEALLQAGANFASSPARVLIHALDPLCIAAKVAYTSIKDTISMLDVMDLTVTGLDGLGGVETKGSYRLGIPGMKEAEQHT
- the veg gene encoding biofilm formation stimulator Veg is translated as MAKNALLEIKRSLEPHVGQKIMLRANGGRRKTIERSGVLEETYPSVFIVKLDEEQHAFKRVSYSYSDILTQSVEVTVCNDDGQVQITYIQH
- a CDS encoding small, acid-soluble spore protein, alpha/beta type, with amino-acid sequence MGRRRRGLMSESFKTELARDLGFYNVVQSSGWEGIRAKDAGNMVKRAIQIAEEHLAKQNQQTMLPQSPVQRRYRP
- the ispE gene encoding 4-(cytidine 5'-diphospho)-2-C-methyl-D-erythritol kinase — translated: MKVFEKAPAKINLSLDVLHKRDDGYHEVEMVMTMVDLADRIEMQELPRDTIIISSQAGYIPLDEKNLAFQAARLIKDKYDVHQGVYIHLDKKIPVAAGLAGGSSDAAATLRGLIRLWQLDIPEAELQELGAELGSDVPFCISGGTAVARGRGEKLESIGSPPQCWVILAKPPINVSTSEIYGKLVAKEIRQRPATSAILEAIQDKNFEKLCERLGNALEEVTLELYPEVRHLKECMHKLGADGVLMSGSGPTVFGLVSKEAKVPRIYNGLRGFCKDVFAVRMLT